The Actinocatenispora sera genome has a window encoding:
- a CDS encoding helix-turn-helix transcriptional regulator: MIDRTGLADFLRRRRETLRPADVGLPAGTRRRTPGLRREEVAQLAGVSTDHYSRLEQARGSAPSESVVAALARALRCDIDERDHLFHLAGLAAPARVAGGHVRPGLIDLATRLVDVPVCISTDLGEVVWRNALFAAVSGLNELRPGRDSNLIWRWFTEPSSRERLPTADWARLSATSVSDLRATYSRRAGDRDVTELVHDLLERSAEFRELWQRHEVAVRRADRKDFQHPEVGLVHLRCEVLLTPDEGVHLLVFFPVDPAEDGAKLDLLRVIGTQHFQPAT; encoded by the coding sequence GTGATCGACCGTACCGGGTTGGCGGACTTCCTGCGCCGCCGCCGCGAAACGCTGCGCCCGGCCGACGTCGGCCTGCCGGCAGGCACCCGGCGGCGTACCCCCGGCCTGCGGCGCGAGGAGGTGGCGCAGCTCGCCGGCGTGTCCACCGACCACTACTCCCGGCTGGAGCAGGCCCGCGGCTCGGCGCCGTCCGAATCGGTGGTGGCGGCCCTCGCCCGGGCGCTGCGCTGCGACATCGACGAGCGCGACCACCTGTTCCACCTGGCCGGACTGGCCGCACCGGCCCGGGTGGCCGGCGGCCACGTCCGGCCGGGCCTGATCGACCTCGCCACCCGGCTGGTCGACGTGCCGGTCTGCATCAGTACCGACCTGGGTGAGGTGGTGTGGCGCAACGCGCTGTTCGCCGCCGTCAGCGGGCTGAACGAGTTGCGCCCGGGCCGGGACAGCAACCTCATCTGGCGCTGGTTCACCGAACCGTCCTCGCGCGAGCGGCTGCCCACGGCGGACTGGGCGCGGCTGTCCGCCACGAGCGTCAGCGACCTGCGCGCCACGTACTCCCGGCGCGCCGGCGACCGCGACGTCACCGAGCTGGTCCACGACCTGCTCGAGCGCAGCGCCGAGTTCCGCGAGCTGTGGCAGCGCCACGAGGTCGCGGTGCGTCGCGCCGACCGCAAGGACTTCCAGCACCCCGAGGTCGGCCTGGTCCACCTGCGCTGCGAGGTACTGCTCACCCCGGACGAGGGCGTGCACCTGCTGGTGTTCTTCCCGGTCGATCCGGCCGAGGACGGTGCGAAGCTCGACCTGCTCCGCGTCATCGGCACCCAGCACTTCCAGCCCGCCACCTGA
- a CDS encoding aldo/keto reductase, whose product MTTALDTRTLGRTGPAVSTPGLGCMGLSGAYGRVDDDEGVRVVHDYLDAGGTLLDTADFYAAGHNEQLIGRALRGRNRDDVVLSVKFGAVLAPGGQMRGFDARPDAVRNSLAYSLQRLGTDHVDVYRPARLDRTVPIEDTIGAIAELVDAGYVRHIGLSEVGAATIRRAAAVAPISDLQIEYSLLSRGIEDDILSTCRELGIGITAYGVLAKGLIGGSPVRGDSRTMFPRFQGENREHNDALVARLRELADAKDASLAQLAIAWVSAQGGDIVPVVGARRPDQVTTMLGANRVVLDADDLARIDELVPRGAARGDRYPAAFMADLDSER is encoded by the coding sequence ATGACCACAGCACTCGACACCCGAACCCTGGGCCGTACCGGCCCCGCAGTTTCCACTCCCGGCCTCGGCTGCATGGGCCTCTCCGGCGCGTACGGCCGGGTCGACGACGACGAGGGCGTCCGCGTCGTGCACGACTACCTGGATGCCGGCGGGACGCTGCTCGACACCGCCGACTTCTACGCGGCCGGGCACAACGAGCAGTTGATCGGCCGGGCCCTGCGCGGCCGGAACCGCGACGACGTCGTCCTTTCGGTGAAGTTCGGGGCGGTCCTCGCCCCGGGTGGCCAGATGCGCGGTTTCGACGCACGGCCGGACGCCGTGCGCAACTCGCTCGCCTACTCGCTGCAGCGGCTCGGTACCGACCACGTCGACGTGTACCGGCCGGCGCGGCTGGACCGGACCGTACCGATCGAGGACACGATCGGCGCGATCGCCGAGCTGGTCGACGCCGGGTACGTGCGGCACATCGGGCTCAGCGAGGTCGGCGCGGCGACCATCCGGCGGGCCGCCGCGGTCGCCCCCATCAGCGACCTGCAGATCGAGTACTCCCTGCTCAGCCGCGGCATCGAGGACGACATCCTGTCCACCTGCCGGGAGCTCGGCATCGGGATCACCGCGTACGGGGTGCTCGCCAAGGGGCTGATCGGCGGCAGCCCGGTGCGCGGCGACTCGCGGACCATGTTCCCCCGCTTCCAGGGCGAGAACCGGGAGCACAACGACGCGCTCGTCGCCCGGCTGCGCGAGCTGGCCGACGCGAAGGACGCGTCGCTCGCCCAGCTCGCGATCGCCTGGGTGTCCGCGCAGGGCGGCGACATCGTCCCGGTCGTCGGAGCCCGCCGGCCCGACCAGGTGACCACCATGCTCGGCGCCAACCGCGTCGTACTGGATGCCGACGACCTGGCCCGGATCGACGAGCTGGTGCCGCGCGGTGCGGCCCGCGGCGACCGCTACCCGGCCGCGTTCATGGCCGACCTCGACAGCGAGCGCTGA
- a CDS encoding sensor domain-containing protein: MSELTIDRTGHFFARQLFAPLWDWRRNAYALTTLTGVAWFALSIATITGLAGTRLAALGVPVAVGLAFALALPAARLERRRHGLIGTAVPPRRGLLRAVAHLLLSVPLGGLGVGLIVFWALVSVRNLILFPFVYSWAMDLSTSWGGPTVVGAVAVHMAGGLAAFLLIPHLVRALTTLHAALTRRLLGPAE; encoded by the coding sequence ATGAGCGAGCTGACGATCGATCGGACCGGCCACTTCTTCGCGCGACAGCTGTTCGCCCCGCTGTGGGACTGGCGGCGCAACGCCTACGCGCTGACCACGCTGACCGGGGTCGCCTGGTTCGCGCTGTCGATCGCCACGATCACCGGGCTGGCCGGCACCCGGCTGGCGGCGCTCGGGGTACCGGTGGCGGTCGGGCTGGCGTTCGCCCTCGCGCTGCCCGCCGCCCGGCTCGAGCGCCGCCGCCACGGGCTGATCGGTACCGCCGTTCCGCCGCGGCGCGGGCTGCTGCGCGCGGTGGCGCACCTGCTGCTGTCCGTGCCGCTGGGCGGCCTCGGCGTCGGGCTGATCGTCTTCTGGGCGCTGGTCTCGGTACGGAACCTGATCCTGTTCCCGTTCGTGTACTCCTGGGCGATGGATCTGAGCACCTCGTGGGGCGGCCCGACCGTGGTCGGCGCGGTGGCAGTGCACATGGCCGGCGGGCTCGCCGCGTTCCTGCTGATCCCGCACCTGGTCCGGGCGCTCACGACGTTGCACGCCGCCCTCACCCGCCGCCTCCTCGGCCCCGCCGAGTAA
- a CDS encoding class I SAM-dependent methyltransferase produces the protein MTVGADRRALGRVFNEVPELYDRVRPGYPDELFADLADLAGLPAGSAVLEVGCGTGQATRSLAGRGWRVTAVEPGAELATLARQRLAGTPGVEVETSTFERWDDRGRRYDALVAASSWHWVDPAVGWPRAYQVLRPGGWAALLGHVVVRRPGEPEVYAETADLHERFSPGNPDWGHPPTEDQVRATGAGWGQVEDPGPLFGPTTVRWYPTVQWFDGAGFADLLRSLSPYRRLPADVREPLLDAVADRIRTRLGDRVPRRHLTVLRAGRRAVVPG, from the coding sequence GTGACGGTGGGTGCGGACCGGCGGGCGCTCGGGCGCGTGTTCAACGAGGTACCGGAGCTGTACGACCGGGTCCGCCCGGGCTACCCGGACGAGCTGTTCGCGGATCTCGCCGACCTCGCCGGCCTGCCCGCCGGGTCGGCGGTGCTGGAGGTCGGCTGCGGCACCGGCCAGGCGACCCGCTCGCTCGCCGGCCGCGGCTGGCGGGTGACCGCGGTCGAACCGGGCGCCGAACTGGCGACGCTGGCGCGCCAGCGGCTGGCCGGCACGCCCGGCGTCGAGGTCGAGACGTCCACCTTCGAGCGGTGGGACGACCGGGGCCGGCGGTACGACGCGCTGGTCGCGGCGTCGTCCTGGCACTGGGTGGATCCCGCGGTGGGCTGGCCCCGGGCGTACCAGGTGCTGCGGCCCGGCGGGTGGGCGGCGCTGCTGGGGCACGTCGTGGTGCGGCGGCCGGGCGAACCGGAGGTGTACGCGGAGACCGCCGACCTGCACGAGCGGTTCTCCCCGGGCAACCCGGACTGGGGTCACCCGCCCACCGAGGATCAGGTCCGGGCCACCGGCGCGGGCTGGGGGCAGGTCGAGGATCCCGGACCGCTGTTCGGCCCGACGACGGTCCGTTGGTACCCGACCGTGCAGTGGTTCGACGGCGCCGGCTTCGCCGACCTGCTGCGCTCGCTGTCGCCGTACCGGCGGCTGCCCGCCGACGTGCGCGAACCGTTGCTGGACGCGGTCGCCGACCGGATCCGCACCCGCCTGGGCGACCGCGTACCCCGTCGGCACCTCACCGTGCTGCGCGCCGGCCGCCGCGCCGTCGTACCTGGGTAG
- a CDS encoding YciI family protein gives MEFLCYHRDRPGSGALRDELVEAHWSYMDGFAAEMIARGPTLADDLDTATGSVHVLDLPDPAAARRFAFEEPNYQAGVYRDVLLRRWRNLLGRTMWEFPGGRTGGSRYLVLGLGAGEPVDAAPPADRDELIAYGPLLSDDGAHWLGTAVLLRAPDPDAARAVLTPDRYDAIEVHSWQFGGRPE, from the coding sequence ATGGAGTTCCTCTGTTATCACCGGGATCGGCCCGGATCCGGGGCGTTGCGGGACGAGTTGGTCGAGGCGCACTGGTCCTACATGGACGGGTTCGCGGCGGAGATGATCGCGCGCGGCCCGACCCTCGCCGACGACCTCGACACGGCGACCGGCAGCGTGCACGTCCTCGATCTCCCCGACCCGGCGGCGGCGCGCCGGTTCGCCTTCGAGGAGCCGAACTACCAGGCCGGCGTCTACCGTGACGTGCTGCTGCGCCGGTGGCGCAACCTGCTGGGACGCACCATGTGGGAGTTTCCCGGCGGCCGTACCGGCGGCAGCCGCTACCTGGTGCTCGGGCTCGGCGCGGGTGAGCCGGTGGATGCCGCGCCGCCCGCCGACCGGGACGAGCTGATCGCGTACGGGCCGCTGCTGTCCGACGACGGCGCCCACTGGCTGGGTACCGCGGTTCTGCTCCGCGCCCCCGACCCGGACGCCGCGCGTGCCGTGCTCACGCCCGACCGCTACGACGCGATCGAGGTGCACAGCTGGCAGTTCGGCGGCCGCCCCGAGTAG
- a CDS encoding histidine phosphatase family protein — translation MRWLEVRRHSRTKKGLARGCGSALSADGVRLAREVGARTGPFGYVLASTVPRTVETALAMGFACDDTAEMPSGYLPGVVGRHDQWRWPAPYSRYAALLAASAELRSVAAQNLALWTHAVRAVSDGSAALVVSHGGAIELALVHGLPHGDHASWGVPLQPCDGVRLAFDGTGFTTVTFHRTGFGE, via the coding sequence GTGCGGTGGCTGGAGGTACGGCGACACTCACGGACGAAGAAGGGCCTCGCGCGGGGCTGCGGCAGCGCGCTGTCGGCTGACGGGGTGCGCCTCGCCCGCGAGGTCGGGGCGCGCACCGGACCGTTCGGGTACGTGCTGGCCAGCACCGTGCCGCGCACCGTGGAGACGGCGCTGGCGATGGGCTTCGCCTGCGACGACACCGCCGAGATGCCGTCGGGCTACCTGCCCGGCGTGGTGGGCCGGCACGACCAGTGGCGCTGGCCTGCCCCGTACTCCCGTTACGCCGCACTGCTTGCCGCCTCGGCGGAGCTGCGATCGGTTGCAGCCCAAAACCTCGCGCTGTGGACACACGCGGTTCGTGCGGTATCGGACGGGTCCGCCGCGCTGGTGGTCTCGCACGGCGGCGCGATCGAGTTGGCCCTCGTGCACGGCCTGCCGCACGGCGACCACGCGTCCTGGGGCGTCCCGCTGCAGCCCTGCGACGGCGTCCGGCTGGCCTTCGACGGCACCGGATTCACCACCGTCACGTTTCACCGCACCGGATTCGGCGAGTGA
- a CDS encoding phosphotransferase, giving the protein MQLPDQVILALAGGMAGTLVSRHAESIGAGTGAATGGVARLTGELRTGADVRPFTLIRKRARPAGTGRHAAGARDPRHFAYWRREPLAYASDLLPRGPGLRAPLCYGVVGDTVYLADTTGGPESGGRAARRLAAWQTSTPATDPGWLAGHQLAQRLAVTSLDWADMPVARPLLRCWARRRELLAVVESVPTVLSHGDFHRGNLIAAGADTVVLDWATLGIAPVGADLAHLALSTLDDPVPEYLAAARGRFEPAAVRLGYTVTVLLTGISRLHWMLSGGRDVPPGYERFLLAALDGGAALCGSGWQDLAHG; this is encoded by the coding sequence ATGCAGCTACCCGACCAGGTAATCCTCGCGCTCGCCGGCGGGATGGCCGGCACGCTCGTGTCCCGCCACGCCGAATCGATCGGCGCCGGTACCGGTGCCGCCACCGGCGGAGTGGCCCGACTCACCGGCGAGCTGCGTACCGGCGCCGACGTGCGGCCATTCACGCTGATCCGGAAGCGGGCCAGGCCCGCTGGTACCGGACGGCACGCGGCGGGCGCGCGCGATCCCCGGCACTTCGCCTACTGGCGGCGCGAACCGCTCGCCTACGCGTCCGATCTGCTGCCACGTGGCCCCGGATTGAGGGCGCCGCTCTGCTACGGCGTCGTGGGTGACACCGTCTACCTGGCCGACACGACCGGCGGGCCGGAATCCGGCGGCAGAGCGGCCCGGCGGCTGGCGGCGTGGCAGACGAGCACCCCGGCAACGGACCCAGGCTGGCTCGCGGGACACCAGCTGGCGCAGCGGCTCGCGGTGACCTCGCTGGACTGGGCCGATATGCCGGTCGCGCGCCCGCTGCTGCGTTGTTGGGCCCGCCGCCGTGAACTGCTCGCGGTGGTCGAGTCGGTGCCGACCGTGTTGTCGCACGGCGACTTCCACCGCGGCAACCTGATCGCCGCCGGCGCCGACACCGTCGTACTCGACTGGGCCACGCTCGGCATCGCACCGGTCGGCGCCGATCTCGCCCACCTGGCGCTGTCCACGTTGGACGATCCGGTACCGGAATATCTTGCCGCCGCCCGCGGTCGGTTCGAGCCAGCGGCGGTCCGGCTGGGGTACACGGTCACGGTGCTGTTGACCGGGATCAGCCGGCTGCACTGGATGCTGTCCGGTGGCCGCGACGTGCCACCAGGGTACGAGCGGTTTCTGCTCGCCGCGCTGGATGGTGGGGCGGCGCTGTGTGGGTCGGGCTGGCAGGATCTGGCGCATGGCTGA
- a CDS encoding NUDIX hydrolase — protein MHVIDKVAWLKVQDGRILSTRSRGKDTYYVPGGKREPGESDVQTLVREIAEELAVDIAAETAVHAGTYEAQAHGHAEGVLVRMTCYTADHVGTPTASSEIEEVRWLGYADRDRVSPVDRIIFADLHASGRLC, from the coding sequence GTGCACGTGATCGACAAGGTTGCCTGGTTGAAGGTGCAGGACGGGCGGATTCTGAGCACCCGGTCCCGGGGCAAGGACACCTACTACGTGCCGGGCGGTAAGCGGGAGCCGGGCGAGAGCGACGTGCAGACCCTGGTACGCGAGATCGCCGAGGAACTGGCCGTCGACATCGCCGCGGAGACGGCGGTACACGCGGGTACGTACGAGGCGCAGGCGCACGGCCACGCGGAGGGCGTGCTGGTGCGGATGACCTGCTACACCGCCGACCATGTCGGTACGCCGACGGCCAGCAGCGAGATCGAGGAGGTCCGCTGGCTCGGCTACGCCGACCGGGACCGGGTCTCTCCGGTGGACCGGATCATCTTCGCCGACCTGCACGCGTCGGGCCGGCTCTGCTGA
- a CDS encoding GNAT family N-acetyltransferase: MPELIEPTARLAASWRAARDDWGRGVHQDGSGLNDDADDVDTDAGFAAWVARLRQQADDSVPVAPDRVHASYWWIVSGDEILGAISLRHELNDFLLRAGGHIGYGVRPSARRRGLAGWTLVAVLDRARDRGMDRVLITCADDNVASARTIERAGGVLDDVRDTELGRTRRYWITLSDSESALSTAD, from the coding sequence ATGCCCGAACTGATCGAGCCGACGGCCCGGCTGGCCGCGTCCTGGCGGGCCGCCCGCGACGACTGGGGTCGCGGGGTGCACCAGGACGGCAGCGGGTTGAACGACGACGCCGACGACGTGGACACCGACGCCGGCTTCGCCGCCTGGGTGGCCCGGCTGCGCCAACAGGCGGACGACTCGGTACCGGTGGCGCCGGATCGGGTGCACGCGAGCTACTGGTGGATCGTGTCGGGCGACGAGATCCTCGGTGCCATCTCGCTGCGGCACGAGCTCAACGACTTCCTGCTTCGGGCCGGCGGCCACATCGGATACGGCGTGCGCCCGTCCGCCCGCCGCCGTGGCCTGGCCGGCTGGACGCTCGTCGCCGTGCTCGACCGGGCCCGCGACCGCGGCATGGACCGGGTGCTGATCACCTGCGCCGATGACAACGTCGCCTCCGCGCGCACCATCGAACGCGCCGGCGGCGTCCTCGACGACGTCCGGGACACCGAACTCGGCCGCACCCGCCGCTACTGGATCACGTTGTCCGACAGCGAATCTGCTCTGTCCACAGCGGACTGA
- a CDS encoding NUDIX hydrolase, whose protein sequence is MAVPEFVTRIRSKLGHDPLPLPGVTAVVRHDDGRILLVRRADNHRWTLVTGCLEPPEQPATAVIREVWEEAGIVAEVQSLLRVESMDLITFPNRDQVYMLDLAFGCRAVGGEPRVNDDESIDVGWFELDRLPDIPPRHLACITAALHPAGTAWFAPPVPLPAAELD, encoded by the coding sequence ATGGCCGTACCCGAGTTCGTCACCCGCATCCGGTCGAAGCTGGGCCACGATCCGCTGCCGCTGCCCGGTGTCACCGCGGTCGTCCGTCACGACGACGGCCGGATCCTGTTGGTACGCCGGGCGGACAACCACCGGTGGACGCTCGTCACCGGTTGCCTGGAACCGCCCGAGCAGCCCGCCACCGCGGTGATCCGCGAGGTATGGGAGGAGGCCGGCATCGTCGCCGAGGTGCAGAGCCTGCTGCGGGTCGAGTCGATGGACCTGATCACGTTCCCGAACAGGGATCAGGTGTACATGCTGGACCTGGCGTTCGGCTGCCGCGCCGTCGGCGGGGAACCGCGGGTCAACGACGACGAGTCGATCGACGTCGGCTGGTTCGAGCTGGACCGGCTGCCCGACATCCCGCCGCGCCACCTGGCCTGCATCACTGCCGCCCTGCACCCCGCCGGTACCGCCTGGTTCGCCCCGCCCGTACCGCTGCCCGCCGCCGAACTCGACTGA
- a CDS encoding YciI family protein, which yields MIVVELTFTATPERLAARPAHRAYLTRLRDEGALLAAGPWADDSGALLVFTADRDAVEQILDTDPYYRTAGVEVTAVRDWRPVVER from the coding sequence ATGATCGTCGTCGAACTCACCTTCACCGCCACACCCGAACGGCTCGCCGCCCGCCCGGCGCATCGCGCCTACCTGACCCGGCTGCGCGACGAGGGTGCGCTGCTCGCCGCCGGCCCGTGGGCCGACGACTCCGGCGCCCTGCTGGTGTTCACCGCCGACCGGGATGCGGTCGAGCAGATCCTGGACACGGACCCGTACTACCGGACCGCGGGTGTCGAGGTCACCGCGGTCCGGGACTGGCGTCCGGTCGTCGAACGCTGA
- a CDS encoding Crp/Fnr family transcriptional regulator, with product MTRPVTGDTPTRLQAVPLFAGLDDARLRAVLANSVPRRYRPGQPLWHAGDAAGRLAILLAGRVAATTVTSAGRVLRFGEWAAPCALDKVAVIDAGGHTATFVAQTPCRVRLLPRERFLALVDTAPAVRRHVLQLLARQARDQQQRWVGGTGSAQARLAAWLLTEAGTPTAPSQHVARAATPTAPRERAGQTGTPTGPRERAGQTGTPTGPRERAGQAGTPTGPREEEGRAGIPADDPGGRPAPGVVVALPDSQQALAELLGVTRVTVNRALARLRRDGLIAVDGGTVRILAPELLARRADD from the coding sequence GTGACCAGGCCTGTAACAGGCGATACACCGACCCGGCTGCAAGCCGTACCGCTGTTCGCCGGGCTCGACGATGCGCGGCTGCGGGCGGTGCTCGCCAACTCCGTGCCGCGGCGGTACCGGCCGGGGCAGCCGCTGTGGCACGCCGGCGACGCGGCCGGGCGGCTGGCGATCCTGCTCGCCGGGCGGGTCGCCGCGACGACCGTGACCTCGGCCGGCCGGGTACTTCGGTTCGGCGAGTGGGCCGCGCCGTGCGCGCTGGACAAGGTCGCCGTGATCGACGCCGGCGGGCACACCGCGACGTTCGTCGCGCAGACACCGTGCCGGGTCCGGCTACTGCCGCGGGAACGGTTCCTCGCTCTCGTGGACACCGCCCCGGCGGTGCGCCGGCACGTCCTCCAGCTGCTCGCCCGGCAGGCCCGGGACCAGCAACAACGCTGGGTGGGCGGGACCGGCTCGGCGCAGGCCCGGCTGGCCGCCTGGCTACTCACCGAAGCCGGGACCCCGACCGCCCCGAGCCAGCACGTGGCCCGGGCCGCGACCCCGACCGCCCCGAGGGAACGTGCAGGCCAGACCGGGACCCCGACCGGCCCGAGGGAACGTGCAGGCCAGACCGGGACCCCGACCGGCCCGAGGGAACGTGCAGGCCAGGCCGGGACCCCGACCGGCCCGAGGGAGGAGGAGGGCCGGGCCGGGATCCCGGCGGACGATCCGGGCGGTAGACCCGCGCCGGGCGTCGTGGTCGCGCTGCCGGACAGCCAGCAGGCGCTGGCCGAACTGCTCGGCGTCACCCGGGTCACCGTCAACCGCGCGCTGGCCCGGCTGCGCCGCGACGGCCTGATCGCCGTCGACGGCGGTACCGTCCGGATCCTCGCGCCGGAGCTGCTCGCCCGCCGCGCCGACGACTGA
- the ddaH gene encoding dimethylargininase, translating to MVPADSPLAAPATAAPRPVRTREYLMCPPEHFAVEYAINPWMHPEQPVDTELAVKQWYGLRETLTRLGHTVHVLDPQSSLPDMVYAANGAFVVDGAVYGARFRYQQRRAEAGYHRAWYLANGWSDFHIPEHTNEGEGDFAYLPAVPGMGGVVLAGYGFRTAIGAHAEAQEALARPVVSLHLTDPRFYHLDTALASIDDATVAYYPGAFSAASQRVLRQLFPDALLADEADALAFGLNVVSDNRHVVLNSTATGMIAKLAARGYEPVPVELTELHRGGGSVKCCIAELRR from the coding sequence GTGGTACCGGCTGACTCCCCGCTCGCCGCGCCGGCGACCGCCGCGCCCCGCCCCGTCCGTACCCGCGAGTACCTGATGTGCCCGCCCGAGCACTTCGCGGTGGAGTACGCGATCAATCCGTGGATGCATCCCGAACAACCGGTCGACACCGAGCTCGCGGTCAAGCAGTGGTACGGGCTGCGCGAGACGCTGACCCGGCTGGGCCACACGGTGCACGTGCTCGATCCGCAGTCCAGCCTGCCCGACATGGTCTACGCGGCGAACGGTGCGTTCGTGGTGGACGGCGCGGTGTACGGGGCTCGGTTCCGCTACCAGCAGCGGCGGGCCGAGGCTGGCTACCACCGCGCCTGGTACCTGGCGAACGGCTGGAGCGACTTCCACATCCCGGAGCACACCAACGAGGGCGAGGGTGACTTCGCCTACCTGCCCGCGGTGCCCGGGATGGGCGGCGTCGTGCTCGCCGGGTACGGCTTTCGCACCGCGATCGGAGCGCACGCCGAGGCGCAGGAGGCGCTGGCCCGTCCGGTCGTCTCGCTGCACCTGACCGACCCGCGCTTCTACCACCTGGACACCGCGCTGGCCTCGATCGACGACGCGACCGTCGCGTACTACCCGGGTGCGTTCAGCGCGGCCTCGCAGCGGGTGCTGCGGCAGCTGTTCCCGGACGCGCTGCTTGCCGACGAGGCGGACGCGCTGGCGTTCGGCCTGAATGTGGTCAGCGACAACCGGCACGTGGTGCTGAACTCGACCGCGACCGGGATGATCGCCAAGCTGGCCGCCCGCGGGTACGAGCCGGTGCCGGTGGAGCTGACCGAACTGCACCGCGGCGGCGGCTCCGTCAAGTGCTGCATCGCCGAACTGCGGCGCTGA
- a CDS encoding Lrp/AsnC family transcriptional regulator: protein MRLDELDRRIVALLCEDARFSYAEIGARVALSAPAVKRRVDRLRATGVIRGYTALVDPAALGWSTEAFVELFCTGRTTPAEIERATRRHPEVVGSYTVSGGADALVHLRASDISHLEQALERLRAEPFVTQTRSMIVLSRLVDRPASGLTSS from the coding sequence TTGCGTCTTGACGAGCTCGACCGGAGGATCGTTGCGCTGCTCTGCGAGGACGCCCGCTTCTCGTACGCGGAGATCGGCGCTCGGGTCGCGCTGTCCGCGCCGGCGGTCAAGCGGCGGGTCGACCGGCTGCGCGCGACCGGCGTGATCCGCGGCTACACCGCGCTGGTCGACCCGGCGGCGCTCGGCTGGTCGACCGAGGCGTTCGTCGAGCTGTTCTGCACCGGGCGCACCACGCCGGCGGAGATCGAGCGCGCCACCCGGCGACACCCCGAGGTCGTCGGCTCGTACACGGTGTCCGGTGGCGCGGACGCCCTCGTACACCTGCGGGCGTCCGACATCAGCCATCTGGAGCAGGCGCTGGAGCGGCTGCGCGCGGAACCGTTCGTGACCCAGACCCGGTCGATGATCGTGCTGTCCCGGCTGGTCGACCGGCCCGCCTCCGGCCTCACCTCATCCTGA
- a CDS encoding YbjN domain-containing protein, which produces MSERPEAARAARATLTQRTVIGDPATVDLRGKVDGAWSDFRTALEAALPAMPVGSRLTVTLDPTATGTGEAVYDVVLRVLPQSVVHADAVGNAGLPEEYRLDRVAVGDLVALGWSPPGVVEETADRFGLRVPMDEAPGVASVVTRTLRDVYGAPHPAFLTYTVSGDDVLPALGSARPVAAGTVLAAHTPSSAVAAYDIPLEEQVRTVVASLSKTDPDALNPDDDGEFSVRAGSAMVFVKINDNPRLVDVYSPILTEVEPDERLYERLSQLTQRMPIGRLYCTESTVWASVPVFGRDFQPTHLLLALQVMTRLADELDDRLQGDFGGKRFFGEGDKGVSRAERTGMYL; this is translated from the coding sequence GTGAGCGAGCGGCCCGAAGCTGCGCGTGCGGCGCGCGCGACGCTGACCCAGCGCACGGTGATCGGCGATCCGGCCACCGTCGACCTGCGTGGCAAGGTCGATGGCGCCTGGTCCGACTTCCGGACCGCGCTGGAGGCGGCGTTGCCGGCGATGCCGGTCGGCAGCCGGCTCACCGTGACCCTGGACCCGACCGCCACCGGTACCGGCGAGGCGGTGTACGACGTGGTCCTGCGGGTGCTGCCGCAGTCGGTGGTGCACGCCGACGCGGTGGGCAACGCGGGCCTGCCGGAGGAGTACCGGCTGGACCGGGTCGCGGTGGGCGACCTGGTGGCGCTCGGCTGGTCGCCGCCGGGTGTGGTCGAGGAGACCGCGGACCGGTTCGGCCTTCGGGTGCCGATGGACGAGGCGCCGGGCGTCGCGAGCGTGGTCACCCGCACCCTGCGCGACGTGTACGGGGCACCGCACCCGGCGTTCCTGACATACACGGTGAGCGGCGACGACGTGCTGCCCGCGCTGGGGTCGGCCCGTCCGGTCGCCGCCGGTACGGTGCTCGCCGCGCACACCCCGTCGTCGGCGGTGGCGGCGTACGACATCCCGCTGGAGGAGCAGGTCCGCACGGTCGTGGCGAGCCTGTCGAAGACCGACCCCGACGCGCTGAACCCGGACGACGACGGTGAGTTCAGCGTGCGGGCCGGCTCCGCGATGGTGTTCGTCAAGATCAACGACAACCCGCGCCTGGTCGATGTGTACTCGCCGATACTGACCGAGGTCGAGCCGGACGAGCGGCTCTACGAGCGGCTCTCCCAGCTGACCCAGCGGATGCCGATCGGCCGGCTGTACTGCACCGAGAGCACCGTGTGGGCCTCGGTGCCGGTGTTCGGGCGAGACTTCCAGCCGACCCACCTGCTGCTCGCGCTGCAGGTCATGACGCGGCTGGCGGACGAGCTGGACGACCGGCTGCAGGGCGACTTCGGCGGCAAGCGGTTCTTCGGCGAGGGCGACAAGGGCGTCAGCCGCGCCGAGCGCACCGGCATGTATCTCTGA